A genomic segment from Spinacia oleracea cultivar Varoflay chromosome 3, BTI_SOV_V1, whole genome shotgun sequence encodes:
- the LOC110782398 gene encoding probable beta-D-xylosidase 7: MGAQKCERATHLPTTIIICLIFTTILQLGLVNSVIPPPPPPPQPPLFACDSANPHTKSYPFCNPQLPINKRVKDLVSRLTLDEKISQLTNSAPPIPRLGVPAYEWWSESLHGVSRHGRGYRFNGTFAKDGSVLNGTATVKAATMFPQIILTASSFDSQLWYRIAKAIATEARAMYNVGQGKGLTFWAPNINIFRDPRWGRGQETPGEDPLLTSTYGVSYVRGLQGYTFHGDKISDRLQASACCKHFTAHDLDNWHGITRFTFDAEVSKQDLADTFQPPFQSCVEQGHASSIMCAYNRVNGIPSCAHQDFLTDTARGKWHFDGYIVSDCNAVPIIYEPQKYAKTPEDAVAAVLSAGMDLECGPYTQTYTKSAINQKKVTEKQIDRALKNSFSVRMRLGLFDGDPRINGSFGKIGPEQVCSEEHQNLALEAAQNSIVLLKNNNNLLPLSKSKTNSTLAVIGPNADSLEVLLGNYEGFPCKSTTILQALQSYVEMGTIKYHSGCNAVECSSVEVEQVVEIAKEVDYVVMVMGLDQTQEREKLDRVDLVLPGMQQSLIASVAEAAKKPIVLVLLCGGPVDVSLSRDDNKVGSILWAGYPGEAGGLALAKIIFGDHNPGGKLPITWYPQDFTEVPMTDMRMRPNKSSGYPGRTYRFYQGKKVYEFGYGLSYSNYSYKFTSVTRDKFSLNQEFTSVSRDKISLNQESDVNQFLVSQLGTQFCDKQKFSAVVRVKNTGKIAGKHPVLLFVRTDLQNDETPMKQLIGFESVNLNAEQESEVEFSVSPCEHLSKANKDGEMVIDNGVYFLVVGEEAYQINVAA; encoded by the exons ATGGGTGCCCAAAAATGTGAAAGAGCTACTCATCTCCCCACCACCATCATCATATGCCTTATCTTTACAACAATCCTTCAACTCGGCCTAGTCAACTCAGtcatcccaccaccaccaccaccaccacaaccaccactCTTCGCCTGTGACTCAGCAAACCCACACACAAAATCTTACCCATTTTGTAACCCCCAATTGCCCATCAATAAACGGGTCAAGGACCTTGTGAGTCGGCTCACCTTAGACGAGAAGATATCTCAACTCACCAACTCGGCCCCACCGATTCCACGACTCGGTGTCCCCGCTTACGAGTGGTGGTCGGAGTCGCTTCATGGGGTGTCGAGACACGGCCGTGGGTACCGGTTCAATGGAACTTTTGCTAAAGATGGGTCGGTTTTGAATGGAACCGCAACGGTTAAGGCTGCAACCATGTTTCCTCAGATTATTCTTACTGCTTCTTCGTTTGATTCGCAGCTTTGGTACCGCATTGCTAAG GCAATTGCAACTGAAGCAAGGGCAATGTACAATGTAGGACAAGGCAAAGGCTTAACATTTTGGGCACCGAACATAAACATATTTAGAGATCCAAGGTGGGGAAGAGGGCAGGAAACCCCTGGTGAAGACCCATTGCTGACTTCTACTTATGGAGTGTCCTATGTCAGAGGACTTCAAGGGTATACCTTCCATGGGGATAAGATATCAGACCGTCTTCAAGCTTCCGCCTGCTGTAAACACTTCACAGCTCATGACTTGGATAATTGGCACGGGATAACTCGTTTTACTTTCGATGCTGAA GTGTCTAAGCAAGATTTGGCAGACACATTCCAACCCCCGTTCCAGAGTTGTGTAGAACAAGGTCATGCCAGCTCGATAATGTGTGCGTATAATCGTGTGAATGGAATCCCTAGTTGTGCACATCAAGATTTCCTAACAGATACAGCAAGAGGAAAATGGCATTTTGATGG GTACATAGTCTCAGACTGTAATGCAGTTCCTATAATTTATGAACCACAGAAATATGCTAAAACACCAGAAGATGCAGTTGCTGCTGTTCTTAGTGCAG GGATGGATTTGGAATGTGGACCTTACACACAAACGTATACCAAATCAGCAATTAATCAGaaaaaagttacagaaaaacaAATAGACCGAGCACTAAAAAACTCGTTCTCTGTTCGAATGAGGTTAGGACTTTTCGATGGTGATCCAAGGATAAACGGGTCATTTGGAAAGATAGGTCCAGAACAAGTCTGTTCAGAAGAGCATCAGAATCTTGCACTTGAAGCTGCCCAAAACAGCATTGTACTTCTTAAAAACAATAACAATCTCCTTCCActatcaaaatccaaaaccaaTTCAACACTTGCTGTAATAGGCCCAAATGCTGATTCCCTTGAAGTTCTTCTTGGTAACTATGAAGGTTTTCCCTGCAAAAGTACAACAATTCTCCAAGCATTGCAAAGTTATGTTGAAATGGGTACAATAAAGTATCATTCAGGGTGCAATGCAGTTGAATGTTCATCTGTTGAAGTTGAACAAGTGGTGGAAATTGCTAAAGAGGTTGATTATGTTGTTATGGTGATGGGTTTGGATCAAACTCAGGAACGAGAGAAGCTTGATCGTGTTGATCTTGTTCTTCCTGGTATGCAGCAAAGTCTTATAGCAAGTGTTGCAGAAGCTGCAAAGAAGCCGATTGTGTTAGTTCTTCTTTGTGGTGGCCCTGTTGATGTCTCTCTCAGTAGGGATGACAACAAAGTTGGAAGCATTTTGTGGGCTGGTTATCCAG GTGAAGCCGGGGGACTTGCCCTTGCAAAAATCATCTTTGGTGATCATAACCCAGGTGGAAAACTTCCTATAACATGGTACCCTCAAGATTTTACTGAAGTACCAATGACAGATATGAGAATGAGACCAAACAAATCATCTGGCTATCCTGGACGAACATACCGGTTTTACCAGGGCAAGAAGGTTTATGAATTCGGCTATGGTTTAAGCTACTCGAACTATTCTTACAAGTTTACTTCAGTTACTAGAGATAAATTCAGCTTGAATCAGGAGTTTACTTCAGTTTCTAGAGATAAAATCAGCTTGAATCAGGAATCAGATGTAAACCAGTTTCTGGTTTCACAGTTGGGTacacaattctgtgacaaacAGAAGTTTTCAGCAGTTGTCAGAGTGAAAAATACTGGTAAAATTGCAGGAAAACATCCTGTTTTACTTTTTGTGAGGACTGATTTGCAGAATGATGAAACTCCCATGAAACAGTTGATTGGGTTTGAGAGTGTGAACTTGAATGCAGAACAGGAAAGTGAAGTAGAGTTTTCTGTGAGTCCGTGTGAGCACCTAAGTAAGGCTAACAAAGACGGGGAAATGGTGATCGACAATGGCGTGTATTTCCTGGTTGTAGGAGAAGAAGCTTACCAGATCAATGTCGCGGCATAA